TTATAGGCATAACCGATATTGGTCATAAAGTTGCCACCACCGTTCTCGCTATGCAGTGATTTGGTCTTCAGCTGCCCGATCTCATTGTAGGCAAGCCTGCTCTGGATCACTTCATCCTGTCCATTGACTTTCTTCTTGGTCTGTACCAGCCTACCCACATGGTCATATTCATTGGTGGTAATGATGGTCACCGCTGCCCCAGTGGATGGTGTATGAACTCTGGTGCTCTTGACTACCTGACCTGGAAAATTGTATTCATTGGTCACACGGTCTGTGCCGTTCAAATGGTTACGCCCCACACTCTGGATCACACGTCCATAGTCATCATAATAACTGATGGTCAGCATTGAATCCGAACGGTCATCTTTCCACACCATACTTCCCGTTAAAAGCCCTTTGATCTTGGTGCTTCTGGTAATATTCAGTGGCTGCAGATTGGCTGTATTTCCTCCAGTAAATCCGTAATCATCGTAATAATTCACCAATTGCAATGACTGCCCCGTCTTTGGATAGGCCTGATTGGTATAATTGGCAGTTCCGACACGGTCCTCCCAATATTTGCTTACCGTGTTCACATCGGCCTGTGCCGCAGGCTGGCTCGCAAAAGTCTTGCTGTATAATCCCGTCTGTACAACACGCCCAAATGCATCGTATTTTGTATAACTCCATTTCCCTAGTCCGCGCTGTACGGCATCCTGCGTCAGCACAGCCTGATCATTGGTATTGTACACCAGCCATTCCCAGCCCTTGCCCGGAATCTTTTTCTCAGCCAGCCTTCGCTTTTCGTCGTACTTGTAAGCATACACCAGCTCATGGAAATCGCCTGTGGTGGCCTCGGTCAGTGCTGTGGTCGTAGCCGGAAATCCCGGCGGGATCACATACCGCAGGTCTCCAAAGTCATCATACACATACTGCGTTTCCAGTTTCTTGCTGTCCGTTTCCCACACGCGCTTGAGCACGAGGTGCCCCTCGAAATCCTTATATTCCTCCACCGTACCGCCCTTGCCGTTTGCCGACACCCAGTTCTCATCTTTGATCACCGTTTTATAGAGTTTGCCGGCAGTATAATAACCTGCTGTGGCTCCGGTGCTGTTGACTGTCCACAACCGCACATCATTGGTGCCGTTCGTCCCATAATCACTTACCACTGTGCGGCCGGAATCGGTACTGGCGGTTACGTTGTTGCGGATCGCAACTGGCTGCCAGGGAATCCCTGGTGCCCCCTGCTGCTGCACACGGTTCAGCGGGCTGTTCTCAAAAACAGTAACTGCATAGGGCTTCGCTGTCTTGACCACGGCAGCATCCCAGGTATTCGTGGTTGCATAGTAGGCCTGCTGGTCTATCTTGGCCGTAGGCTTGAAGCTTCCATTTCCCGCCAAATTCTGCACGTGCGGAAGATATTTGATATTCTCCCTGCCAAATCCATCATACTCCATATGCTGTACAATGTCTCTATAGGTCGGGCTGGCCATTAGCTGCACCGTTTGGCTAGGCCTTCCTAGACCATCAAAGTACTGGATACTCTGGTTCTCATCTCCGATCGTACGCTGCGCATTCAATGTAGCAAGTGTAACACCCGGACTACGGAACGTTTTGGTTAATATATAGTTCTGTCCAGCTGTAGGAGTACTCACAAGATTCTGAAAGCCGGCAATACCGATCGTAATGGTTTTGCCTGCCGCCGGGGCAGGGATATAAAAGCCGTTCTGGAGTGTAATACTCTTGAGCGCCTGGATATTGGTCTGGTTGCTATAGGAACTCAGGGTGAGGTTGTCCACAAGTGTCTGCCCATGCACAGTACCCAATATAGCTAATGACAGTAATGTTAAAAAGTTCTTTTTCATAATTGAATTGGCTTAATTGGGTCTGTAATGATAATCAAAGGACTTGGTCACATAGTTCAGATGATCTAAAATTGTCTGCAAACGCTGCATGCCGTCGTAGGTATAAGTTTCCTTAATGCCACGGGCATCCGTCTTGCTGGTCATACCAACCAATGGTCTATATGTATAGCTGGTCACCATGGCTTTGGGAATGTCTGTGCGTAACTTATCAGCGGCATTCTTGATCAGGGTCTCCATCGTCGCCTCTGTCTGGCTACTGCTGTTCAGGTTGTCAATAGCCGCCTGCGTAAGTGCTGTTGCAACTTCTGCATAGGTCGCATTTTTAATTTCTATCGCTGGAAATTTGCCGCTATAACCCCAGAGATAGACAATAGAAGAATTAGAAAGATCCTTAAATTCCCTTGCATTCCCATAAGTATCATAAAGCGAAATTTCCAATTGTGGATACTCGTCTGCGCTACCATTTTTAAGATATACCTTATTTAAATAC
The Sphingobacterium multivorum genome window above contains:
- a CDS encoding DUF6443 domain-containing protein; translated protein: MKKNFLTLLSLAILGTVHGQTLVDNLTLSSYSNQTNIQALKSITLQNGFYIPAPAAGKTITIGIAGFQNLVSTPTAGQNYILTKTFRSPGVTLATLNAQRTIGDENQSIQYFDGLGRPSQTVQLMASPTYRDIVQHMEYDGFGRENIKYLPHVQNLAGNGSFKPTAKIDQQAYYATTNTWDAAVVKTAKPYAVTVFENSPLNRVQQQGAPGIPWQPVAIRNNVTASTDSGRTVVSDYGTNGTNDVRLWTVNSTGATAGYYTAGKLYKTVIKDENWVSANGKGGTVEEYKDFEGHLVLKRVWETDSKKLETQYVYDDFGDLRYVIPPGFPATTTALTEATTGDFHELVYAYKYDEKRRLAEKKIPGKGWEWLVYNTNDQAVLTQDAVQRGLGKWSYTKYDAFGRVVQTGLYSKTFASQPAAQADVNTVSKYWEDRVGTANYTNQAYPKTGQSLQLVNYYDDYGFTGGNTANLQPLNITRSTKIKGLLTGSMVWKDDRSDSMLTISYYDDYGRVIQSVGRNHLNGTDRVTNEYNFPGQVVKSTRVHTPSTGAAVTIITTNEYDHVGRLVQTKKKVNGQDEVIQSRLAYNEIGQLKTKSLHSENGGGNFMTNIGYAYNERGWQTKASSAQFTSQLNYNVNGTTVLGNAQYNGNIAQQLWGYVATTNSAFTYTYDALNRLKSGVSNGTVMSEALTYDDMGNIKMLVRDNGTAITYNYNNTNKSNRLESLSGGVTGSFTYDLNGNATKDRTGMALSYNYLNLPKTVTGTGKSIVYTYDASGAKLNRKSTVGGITTEQDYIGGIEYSKASGANPVIERVATEDGFLLNSSGTYSYYYNLTDHLGNVRVVLKKDGTATAPVATVMQKQDYYPFGKTKSIATSINNKYLYNGKEMQTDLNGGTHTLGGSYVLEGQLDYGARFYDAEIGRWNVIDPKAEVNRRWSPYRYAYDNPLRFIDPDGMLEEPTPLEAAMISKHVYGDKKDPGDLIGGWQVSKAGGGLQLNNEKSGFKSNVYERTVDGKTEYVYATAGTEMDDFKDAKHDVLQPLGMSSQYTQSIKTVDALKKIIGSAELTFTGHSLGGGLAENNSLHTGDKAITFNAAGVSPLTSGTLKKSNTDAYIMRTDPLNALQKISAIPTAGGNKHFLQPRSFSGIFNGHSINSVIEALIKPTVGQQINSGLRNSITPSQFKF